One part of the Verrucomicrobiota bacterium genome encodes these proteins:
- a CDS encoding DUF433 domain-containing protein — MQSWLSNRIDLDPSICHGKPVVRGTRILVANVVGAVAAGETFEEIMEDYPSLQEEDIRSCLDFAGHLTAMETVEA, encoded by the coding sequence ATGCAGAGCTGGCTTTCCAATCGCATCGATCTAGATCCTTCAATCTGCCATGGAAAACCCGTAGTTCGCGGAACACGGATCCTCGTGGCAAATGTTGTGGGAGCAGTTGCCGCCGGCGAGACATTCGAGGAGATCATGGAGGATTACCCCTCGCTTCAAGAGGAGGATATCCGTTCCTGCTTGGACTTTGCCGGTCACTTGACCGCCATGGAAACCGTCGAGGCCTGA
- a CDS encoding type II toxin-antitoxin system YafQ family toxin → MRSLSRTSQFKKDVKKAEKRGKDLKRLRAVLDLLIDAKPLPESLRDHALQGEFKGSRDLHIEPDWLLIYTLDQSHLRLERTGTHADLFR, encoded by the coding sequence ATGAGGTCACTCAGCAGGACATCCCAATTCAAGAAGGATGTCAAAAAGGCCGAGAAACGAGGAAAAGACCTGAAAAGACTGCGTGCTGTTCTCGATCTTCTGATCGATGCAAAGCCTCTTCCAGAGTCGCTCCGGGATCATGCTCTGCAGGGTGAGTTCAAAGGGAGCAGGGATCTGCATATCGAACCAGACTGGTTATTGATCTACACGCTCGATCAGAGCCATCTCCGTCTGGAAAGAACCGGAACGCACGCAGATCTGTTCCGGTAG
- a CDS encoding type II toxin-antitoxin system RelB/DinJ family antitoxin → MLKTSIIRARLSPSLKEEVEETLSALGLTVSDAIQLLFHQIQLRKGLPFEVAIPNKTTAKVLRRSKKGEGVEKFSSKKELYTDLGL, encoded by the coding sequence ATGCTTAAGACATCCATCATTCGCGCTAGACTCTCCCCCAGCCTTAAAGAGGAGGTAGAGGAAACCCTTTCTGCGCTCGGCCTTACGGTTTCGGATGCGATCCAACTGCTCTTTCACCAAATTCAACTGCGAAAGGGACTCCCCTTTGAAGTGGCCATTCCGAATAAAACCACAGCAAAGGTTCTTCGCAGAAGCAAGAAGGGTGAAGGCGTCGAGAAGTTCTCCTCCAAAAAAGAACTCTATACTGACCTCGGTCTATGA
- a CDS encoding putative toxin-antitoxin system toxin component, PIN family has protein sequence MRIYFDTNVLFSAFVSHGVCAGLYEECLQRATIVASDHILAELEEKLITKANVSRNDAKEVISAVRADAEIIQAKALSQPVCRDPDDDLVLGGAVEAKADTIVTGDQDLLGLKKYKGIPILNPRDCLAFLAEG, from the coding sequence ATGAGGATTTACTTCGATACGAATGTCCTCTTTTCGGCATTCGTCTCGCATGGCGTCTGCGCCGGTCTCTACGAGGAGTGTCTTCAACGTGCGACCATAGTGGCCTCTGATCATATTCTTGCCGAACTGGAGGAGAAACTGATCACCAAGGCAAATGTATCAAGGAATGATGCCAAGGAGGTGATATCCGCCGTCCGAGCAGATGCAGAGATCATCCAAGCGAAAGCACTCAGCCAGCCTGTCTGCCGAGATCCGGATGATGATCTGGTCCTCGGCGGCGCCGTTGAAGCCAAAGCCGACACCATCGTGACGGGAGACCAGGATCTGCTAGGACTGAAGAAATACAAAGGCATCCCGATCCTCAACCCCCGTGACTGTCTGGCCTTCCTAGCAGAGGGGTGA
- a CDS encoding ribbon-helix-helix protein, CopG family encodes MRATLTISLPEEINIGLSSLVKSSGKSRSQVVQDALRRQIALERFRNLRERLVPKGSKAGLHTDEDVFKVIS; translated from the coding sequence ATGAGAGCAACACTCACCATCAGTTTGCCGGAAGAGATCAATATCGGTCTTTCCTCCTTGGTCAAAAGCAGCGGGAAGAGCCGTAGTCAGGTCGTGCAGGATGCCCTGAGACGACAGATCGCTCTGGAGCGCTTCCGTAATCTGCGGGAGCGACTTGTCCCCAAGGGAAGCAAGGCAGGACTGCACACGGATGAGGATGTCTTCAAGGTGATCTCGTGA